GCCTTCTCCTCAAACGGGGCTAACTTAAAGGCGCACTGCCATTCCACTCACAACAATCCCACCACTAGCGGGAATATCCACCACCAGCCGACTAGGCCGCCCCATCGCCTCTCCTTGGCGAATCACAATCTGATGAGGGACAGAAGTTAACTGGGCATCCCGTAAGTACCCTCCTAAAGCTGCGGCTGCAGCTCCCGTTGCCGGATCTTCCACCACACCACCCACTGGGAAGGGATTACGAGAGTGAAAAACGCTAGGACTTTCTCGCCAGATTAGCTGTAACGTTAACAGGCTATCCTGCTGCATTAAGGCTTTGAGTTGGTCAAAATCATAATCCAAATGAGCCAGCCGCTCTGCTTGGGCAACAGCCAACACCAAATGCCACGCCCCTGCATAGGCTCGAGCAGGCGGAATAGACAAATCCAACTCGTCCAACTGCCAACCCAAGGCAGATAAAATATCCGCTACTAATGCATCCGAGGCTAAGGCATGGGTGGGTTCTACGGACGTTAAAGCAGCTTGCCATTGCCCCTCTTGGACACTAACAGCCACAGGAACTTCCCCTACAGTCGTTGCTAATTTATACGTTCCCTCACCACTCAATTCACCTAGGACCACTCCAGTGGCCACTGTGGCATGGCCACAAAAGGGCACTTCTACTTCCGGGCTGTAATAACGAACCGTCCGCTCAAACCCAGTCTGTGGTGCTACAAATGCTGTTTCAGAGAAGCCCACGTCCGCCGCGATGCGCTGCATGGTTTCTGGGGATGGTAGGGTATCGCCAATCCACACTCCCGCAGGGTTCCCCCCCTTTGGATCAGTGGTAAAAGCAGAAAGTAGGTGTAGTGAGGAGTCAGTCATAGGGTTGGATCTTAGGGCAATAGCAGATAATCGCTTATGCAAAGACAAAAAAGCAAGCCAATCGTATGGCGC
The genomic region above belongs to Acaryochloris sp. CCMEE 5410 and contains:
- a CDS encoding PhzF family phenazine biosynthesis protein, which gives rise to MTDSSLHLLSAFTTDPKGGNPAGVWIGDTLPSPETMQRIAADVGFSETAFVAPQTGFERTVRYYSPEVEVPFCGHATVATGVVLGELSGEGTYKLATTVGEVPVAVSVQEGQWQAALTSVEPTHALASDALVADILSALGWQLDELDLSIPPARAYAGAWHLVLAVAQAERLAHLDYDFDQLKALMQQDSLLTLQLIWRESPSVFHSRNPFPVGGVVEDPATGAAAAALGGYLRDAQLTSVPHQIVIRQGEAMGRPSRLVVDIPASGGIVVSGMAVRL